In Nocardia asteroides, the following proteins share a genomic window:
- a CDS encoding acyl-CoA dehydrogenase, producing MGHYKANVRDLEFNLFEVLQLDKLLDTGAYGDLDFDTVRQILDEVRRLAEGPIADSFAAADRDPVVFRPGTFDISVPAPLRKTVDAVQEAGWYRLGMPEGMDGTPAPNVLLWAINELVISANPSASFFNMGPLMGSVLHEIGTDEQKRWARSGFERGWQGTMVLTEPDAGSDVGAGRTKAVPQPDGSWHIEGVKRFISGGDVGEVAENVFHLVLARPEGAGPGTKGLSLFYVPKFLFDPETMALGDRNGVYVTGLEHKMGLKSSPTCELTFGGTDVPAKGWLVGDVHNGIAQMFKVIENARMTVGVKSSGTLSTGYLNALEYAKTRVQGADLTQMADKAAPRVTITHHPDVRRSLAMQKAYAEGLRAVYLYTAAHQNADVAQLVSGADAETAHRVDDLLLPIVKGVGSERAYQLLTESLQTFGGSGYLQDYPIEQYIRDAKIDSLYEGTTAIQAQDFFFRKIIRDRGAALAHVNGQISAYLDADTGRFATERALLRTAQADIGAMAATLTGYAMAGQTDPTELYKVGLGSVRFLMAVGDLLIAWRLLVQADIAAAALSGDAPTKDRPFYQGKVAAATFFAKNVLPELTATRSILAALDTDIMSIPEEAF from the coding sequence GTGGGGCACTACAAGGCGAACGTGCGTGACCTCGAGTTCAACCTGTTCGAGGTGCTGCAGCTCGACAAACTGCTCGATACCGGCGCCTACGGCGACCTGGATTTCGACACCGTGCGACAGATCCTCGACGAGGTGAGACGGCTGGCCGAGGGGCCCATCGCCGACTCCTTCGCCGCCGCCGACCGCGACCCGGTGGTCTTCCGCCCCGGCACCTTCGACATCAGCGTCCCCGCGCCGCTGCGCAAGACGGTCGACGCGGTGCAGGAGGCGGGCTGGTACCGCCTGGGCATGCCGGAGGGGATGGACGGCACGCCGGCCCCGAACGTGCTGCTGTGGGCGATCAACGAACTGGTCATCAGCGCCAACCCCTCGGCCAGCTTCTTCAACATGGGCCCGCTGATGGGGTCGGTGCTGCACGAGATCGGCACCGACGAGCAGAAGCGCTGGGCGCGTAGCGGATTCGAACGCGGCTGGCAGGGCACCATGGTGCTCACCGAACCCGACGCCGGCTCGGATGTGGGCGCGGGCCGCACCAAGGCGGTGCCGCAGCCGGACGGGTCGTGGCACATCGAGGGGGTCAAGCGGTTCATCTCCGGTGGCGACGTGGGCGAGGTGGCGGAGAACGTCTTCCACCTGGTGCTCGCCCGGCCGGAGGGTGCCGGGCCCGGTACCAAGGGGCTGTCGCTGTTCTATGTGCCGAAATTCCTGTTCGACCCCGAGACGATGGCGCTCGGCGACCGCAACGGGGTGTACGTGACCGGGCTCGAGCACAAGATGGGCCTGAAGTCCTCGCCGACCTGCGAGCTCACCTTCGGCGGCACGGACGTGCCTGCCAAGGGCTGGCTGGTGGGCGACGTGCACAACGGGATCGCGCAGATGTTCAAGGTGATCGAGAACGCGCGGATGACGGTGGGTGTGAAGTCCTCGGGGACGCTGTCGACCGGGTACCTGAACGCGCTCGAATACGCCAAGACGCGGGTGCAGGGCGCGGATCTGACGCAGATGGCCGACAAGGCCGCGCCGCGCGTGACCATCACCCATCATCCCGATGTGCGGCGGTCGCTGGCCATGCAGAAGGCCTACGCGGAGGGGCTGCGGGCGGTGTATCTGTATACCGCCGCGCATCAGAACGCCGATGTGGCGCAACTGGTCTCCGGTGCCGACGCCGAGACCGCGCACCGGGTGGACGATCTGCTGCTGCCGATCGTCAAGGGGGTCGGGTCCGAGCGGGCGTATCAGCTGCTCACCGAGTCCCTGCAAACTTTCGGCGGTTCCGGCTATCTGCAGGACTATCCGATCGAGCAGTACATCCGCGACGCGAAGATCGACTCGCTGTACGAGGGCACCACCGCGATCCAGGCGCAGGACTTCTTCTTCCGCAAGATCATTCGCGATCGGGGCGCCGCGCTGGCGCACGTGAACGGTCAGATCAGCGCGTACCTGGACGCCGACACCGGCCGCTTCGCCACCGAGCGCGCGCTGCTGCGCACCGCCCAGGCCGATATCGGCGCCATGGCCGCCACCCTCACCGGTTACGCCATGGCGGGTCAGACCGACCCGACCGAGCTCTACAAGGTGGGCCTCGGCTCGGTCCGCTTCCTGATGGCGGTCGGCGACCTGCTCATCGCCTGGCGCCTGCTGGTCCAGGCCGACATCGCCGCCGCGGCGCTGTCCGGCGACGCCCCCACCAAGGACCGCCCCTTCTACCAGGGCAAAGTAGCCGCGGCCACCTTCTTCGCCAAGAACGTCCTGCCCGAACTCACCGCCACCAGATCCATCCTCGCCGCCCTCGACACCGACATCATGTCCATCCCCGAAGAAGCCTTCTGA
- the urtA gene encoding urea ABC transporter substrate-binding protein yields the protein MSQSRLVRALTVPAAVAVAGLLLTGCGARDDASSGSTAASCVDTTKDTIKVGSLHSLSGTMAISEVTVANSTKLAIDQINAAGGVLGKKIEIVLEDGASDPKTFAEKAEKLISSDCVAAVFGGWTSSSRKAMKPKFESLNSLLYYPVQYEGLEDSKNIFYTGATTNQQIIPALDYLKQKGIKSLYLVGSDYVFPQTANREIKAYAAANGIEIKGEDYTPLGSTDFSTIVNKVRNAKAGAVFNTLNGDSNVAFFREYTNAGLKAADMPVVSVSIAEEEVAGIGAQNIAGQLTAWNYYQTVDTPVNKKFVADYKAAFGADKPTSDPMEAAYASVFLWKNTVEKAKSFAVADVQAAADGVSFEAPEGTVTIDGSNHHITKTARIGEIRPDGLIYTVWDSGKAITPDPYLKSYDWAKGLK from the coding sequence ATGTCTCAATCCCGTTTGGTCCGGGCACTCACCGTGCCTGCCGCGGTGGCCGTCGCCGGCCTGTTGCTCACCGGTTGCGGTGCCCGCGACGACGCGTCGTCGGGTTCGACCGCCGCCTCGTGCGTGGACACCACCAAGGACACGATCAAGGTCGGCTCGCTGCACTCCCTCTCCGGCACCATGGCCATTTCCGAAGTGACCGTGGCCAATTCGACCAAGCTGGCGATCGACCAGATCAACGCCGCGGGCGGGGTGCTCGGCAAGAAGATCGAGATCGTGCTCGAGGACGGCGCCTCCGACCCGAAGACCTTCGCGGAAAAGGCGGAGAAGCTGATCAGCTCCGACTGTGTCGCCGCGGTCTTCGGCGGCTGGACCTCGTCGAGCCGCAAGGCCATGAAGCCCAAGTTCGAGAGCCTGAACTCGCTGCTCTACTACCCCGTGCAGTACGAGGGCCTGGAGGACAGCAAGAACATCTTCTACACCGGCGCCACCACCAACCAGCAGATCATCCCCGCGCTGGACTACCTGAAGCAGAAGGGCATCAAGTCCCTCTACCTGGTCGGCTCGGACTACGTCTTCCCGCAGACCGCCAACCGCGAGATCAAGGCCTACGCCGCGGCCAACGGCATCGAGATCAAGGGCGAGGACTACACCCCGCTCGGCTCCACCGATTTCTCCACCATCGTCAACAAGGTGCGAAACGCCAAGGCGGGCGCGGTCTTCAACACCCTCAACGGCGACTCCAACGTCGCGTTCTTCCGTGAGTACACCAACGCGGGCCTCAAAGCCGCTGACATGCCGGTGGTCTCGGTGTCGATCGCCGAGGAAGAGGTCGCCGGTATCGGCGCGCAGAACATCGCGGGCCAGCTGACCGCCTGGAACTACTACCAGACCGTCGACACCCCGGTGAACAAGAAGTTCGTCGCCGACTACAAGGCCGCCTTCGGCGCCGACAAGCCCACCTCCGACCCGATGGAAGCCGCCTACGCCTCGGTCTTCCTGTGGAAGAACACCGTCGAGAAGGCCAAGTCCTTCGCCGTGGCCGACGTGCAGGCGGCCGCCGACGGCGTGAGCTTCGAGGCGCCCGAGGGCACCGTCACCATCGACGGCTCCAACCACCACATCACCAAGACCGCCCGGATCGGCGAGATTCGCCCGGACGGCCTGATCTACACCGTGTGGGACTCCGGCAAGGCGATCACCCCCGACCCGTACCTGAAGTCCTACGACTGGGCCAAGGGCTTGAAGTAG
- the urtB gene encoding urea ABC transporter permease subunit UrtB, protein MDVLIGQLFTGLSLGSILLLAALGLSLTFGQMGVINMAHGEFIMAGCYTTYVVQQVFSSAGVSLVVSLLLGFLIGGLLGAALEMGLIRYMYDRPLDTLLVTFGVGLVLQQAARDIFGAPAKNVLVPEWLSGGITIAGAVVPKTRIFILVLAIVAVTALAAVLKATPMGRRIRAVVQNRGLAETSGISSRFTDISTFFIGSGLAGVAGVALTLIGSTSPTIGQSYLIDAFLVVVIGGLGQIKGTVIAAFALGLLNSFIEYSTTASIAKVIVFVLIVIFLQVRPQGLFTVRTRSLA, encoded by the coding sequence ATGGATGTACTCATCGGCCAACTCTTCACCGGGTTGAGCCTCGGCTCTATTCTTCTGCTCGCCGCGCTCGGCCTGTCGCTGACCTTCGGTCAGATGGGCGTCATCAACATGGCGCACGGCGAGTTCATCATGGCCGGCTGCTACACCACCTACGTCGTGCAGCAGGTCTTCTCGTCGGCGGGCGTCTCGCTGGTCGTCTCGCTGCTGCTGGGTTTCCTGATCGGCGGGCTGCTCGGCGCCGCACTGGAAATGGGCCTGATCCGCTACATGTACGACCGCCCGCTGGACACCTTGCTGGTCACCTTCGGTGTCGGGCTGGTGCTGCAGCAGGCCGCGCGTGACATCTTCGGCGCGCCCGCCAAGAACGTGCTGGTGCCCGAATGGCTCAGTGGCGGAATCACCATCGCGGGCGCGGTGGTGCCCAAGACCCGCATCTTCATCCTGGTGCTCGCGATCGTCGCGGTGACCGCGCTGGCCGCCGTGCTCAAGGCCACGCCGATGGGCCGCCGTATCCGGGCCGTCGTGCAGAACCGTGGACTCGCCGAGACCTCGGGCATCTCTTCGCGTTTCACCGATATCAGCACCTTCTTCATCGGTTCCGGCCTGGCCGGGGTGGCCGGTGTGGCGCTCACGCTGATCGGTTCGACCAGTCCCACCATCGGCCAGAGCTATCTGATCGACGCGTTCCTGGTGGTGGTGATCGGTGGCCTCGGCCAGATCAAGGGCACCGTGATCGCGGCCTTCGCACTCGGCCTGCTCAATTCGTTCATCGAATACTCGACCACCGCGTCCATCGCGAAGGTCATCGTGTTCGTGCTGATCGTCATCTTCCTCCAGGTCCGACCGCAGGGCCTGTTCACCGTGCGGACAAGGAGTTTGGCATGA
- the urtC gene encoding urea ABC transporter permease subunit UrtC, translating to MTALTSRLREYPRLTPVAGFAVAAFILFAVAPAVLSDFRLNLLAKFLCFAIVAAGIGLAWGRGGMLTLGQGVFFGIGAYIMAMHMQLADAARLGNDVPEFMEISGISELPAFWQPFASAPVAILAILVLPGLVAAVLGFGVFKRRVRGAYFAILSQALAAALAILLTGQQAIGGFTGLSDFRAFFGFKLSDPANRQMLFFLAAGTLLLVVALIRQLNRSRYGELLVAVRDAEERVRFLGYDPANIKIVAYVVAAFLAGIAGALFTPIVGIISPADIGVVPSIAFLIGVAIGGRTTLLGPVLGAIGVAWAQTSLSESFPSGWTYLQGVLFIVVVGFIPAGLAGLWPMLKGWWASREPRPAPAPIAPEPAVVTEEKVEAR from the coding sequence ATGACCGCACTCACCTCACGCCTGCGCGAGTACCCCCGGCTGACCCCCGTCGCGGGCTTCGCCGTCGCCGCGTTCATCCTGTTCGCGGTGGCGCCGGCGGTGCTCAGCGACTTCCGGCTGAACCTGCTGGCCAAGTTCCTCTGCTTCGCCATCGTGGCCGCGGGCATCGGCTTGGCCTGGGGCCGTGGTGGCATGCTCACCCTGGGCCAGGGCGTGTTCTTCGGCATCGGCGCCTACATCATGGCTATGCACATGCAACTCGCCGACGCCGCTCGCCTCGGCAACGACGTGCCCGAGTTCATGGAGATCTCCGGCATCAGCGAACTGCCCGCCTTCTGGCAGCCGTTCGCCTCGGCGCCGGTCGCCATCCTCGCCATCCTGGTGCTGCCCGGGCTGGTCGCCGCGGTGCTCGGCTTCGGGGTGTTCAAACGCCGGGTCAGGGGCGCCTACTTCGCCATCCTGAGCCAGGCGCTGGCGGCGGCGCTGGCCATCCTGCTCACCGGTCAGCAGGCCATCGGTGGCTTCACCGGCCTGTCGGATTTCCGCGCGTTCTTCGGCTTCAAGCTGTCGGACCCGGCCAACCGGCAGATGCTGTTCTTCCTCGCGGCGGGCACTTTGCTGCTGGTCGTCGCGCTGATCCGGCAGCTCAACCGCAGCCGCTACGGCGAACTGCTGGTCGCGGTGCGCGACGCGGAGGAGCGGGTGCGCTTCCTGGGCTACGACCCGGCCAACATCAAGATCGTCGCCTATGTGGTGGCGGCGTTCCTGGCCGGCATCGCCGGCGCGCTGTTCACCCCGATCGTCGGCATCATCTCGCCCGCCGACATCGGCGTCGTCCCGTCGATCGCGTTCCTGATCGGTGTCGCGATCGGTGGCCGGACCACGCTGCTCGGCCCGGTGCTCGGCGCGATCGGCGTGGCCTGGGCGCAGACCTCGCTGTCGGAGTCGTTCCCGTCGGGCTGGACCTACCTGCAGGGTGTGCTGTTCATCGTGGTCGTCGGCTTCATCCCGGCCGGGCTGGCCGGCCTGTGGCCGATGCTCAAAGGCTGGTGGGCGAGCCGGGAGCCGCGACCGGCCCCCGCGCCGATCGCGCCCGAGCCCGCCGTCGTCACCGAGGAGAAGGTGGAAGCCCGATGA
- the urtD gene encoding urea ABC transporter ATP-binding protein UrtD, giving the protein MTTHEPKAGGNAGMDSDYLEIRGLSVSFDGFKAVSEVDLTVLQGDLRFLIGPNGAGKTTLIDAITGLVPATGSAQKSGTELLGKKVHQIARLGVGRTFQTASVFEQLTVLQNLDIAAGAGRSPLSLLRARKTVLPSIEEALETTGLTALRDKPAGVLAHGQKQWLEIGMLLVQNASVLLLDEPVAGMSAEEREETGNLLRRIGGDRVVVVVEHDMDFMRSFATSVTVLAGGRVLSEGSVEEVQADPKVQEVYLGTATMAADSTDKESADA; this is encoded by the coding sequence ATGACCACGCACGAACCCAAAGCGGGCGGCAACGCCGGCATGGACAGCGACTACCTCGAAATCCGCGGGCTCTCGGTGAGTTTCGACGGTTTCAAGGCGGTCTCCGAGGTCGATCTCACCGTGCTGCAGGGCGACCTGCGGTTTCTGATCGGCCCCAACGGCGCGGGCAAGACCACCCTCATCGACGCCATCACCGGACTGGTCCCGGCGACGGGATCGGCACAGAAGTCGGGCACCGAGCTGCTGGGCAAGAAGGTGCACCAGATCGCCCGCCTCGGCGTGGGTCGCACCTTCCAGACCGCGAGCGTGTTCGAGCAGCTCACCGTGTTGCAGAATCTCGACATCGCGGCGGGCGCGGGCCGTTCGCCGCTGTCGCTGCTGCGGGCGCGCAAGACGGTGCTGCCCAGCATCGAAGAGGCTTTGGAGACAACGGGTCTCACCGCGCTGCGGGACAAGCCAGCCGGAGTGCTCGCGCACGGGCAGAAGCAGTGGCTCGAGATCGGCATGCTGCTGGTGCAGAACGCCTCGGTGCTGCTGCTCGACGAACCCGTCGCCGGGATGAGCGCCGAGGAACGCGAGGAGACCGGAAACCTGTTGCGCCGCATCGGCGGTGACCGCGTGGTCGTGGTCGTGGAACACGACATGGACTTCATGCGGTCCTTCGCCACCTCGGTCACCGTGCTGGCCGGCGGCCGGGTGCTCAGCGAGGGCAGCGTGGAAGAAGTGCAGGCCGACCCGAAGGTGCAGGAGGTCTACCTCGGCACCGCGACCATGGCCGCGGACTCGACGGACAAGGAGTCGGCCGATGCTTGA